Proteins encoded within one genomic window of Amycolatopsis sp. 2-15:
- a CDS encoding YggT family protein: protein MSLIGTLVGYVLTLFILALIARMILDWTRLATTGPAWLGKARYYSHRVTEPVIAPVRRVLRPVRAGGLSIDLAFTVVFFAALIVRSVAFAL, encoded by the coding sequence ATGAGCCTGATCGGAACGCTGGTCGGGTACGTGCTGACCCTGTTCATCCTCGCGCTGATCGCGCGCATGATCCTGGATTGGACGCGCCTGGCGACCACCGGGCCGGCGTGGCTCGGGAAGGCGCGCTACTACAGCCACCGCGTGACCGAGCCGGTGATCGCCCCCGTGCGCCGTGTGCTGCGGCCCGTGCGCGCCGGCGGGCTGTCGATCGACCTCGCGTTCACCGTGGTGTTCTTCGCGGCGCTGATCGTGCGGTCGGTCGCGTTCGCCCTGTGA
- a CDS encoding GbsR/MarR family transcriptional regulator — translation MPGTRLTHEDRQAVAQGLDAGLAYAEIARLLGRPTSTVSREVQRNGGPRGYRADHAQEATHERSRRVPAGAPAVSGFEERFTEMMVHTGLPRMPARVLATLLTSDRRALSAADLVARVRVSPASVSKAIAYLEQLELVRRVSEPGSRERYRVDDAAWYRSCRREADICTAWATSAREGAGLLAGSPAAARLAAMGDYFDHVGRDLADSAERWRHVFADG, via the coding sequence ATGCCGGGAACCCGTCTCACCCACGAGGACCGTCAAGCCGTCGCCCAGGGGCTCGACGCCGGGCTCGCCTACGCCGAGATCGCACGGCTGCTCGGACGGCCGACGTCGACCGTGAGCCGGGAGGTGCAGCGCAACGGCGGCCCGCGCGGCTACCGGGCCGACCACGCCCAGGAGGCCACGCACGAGCGGAGCCGGCGCGTGCCCGCGGGCGCGCCGGCGGTGAGCGGCTTCGAGGAGCGGTTCACGGAGATGATGGTCCACACCGGACTCCCGCGCATGCCGGCCCGCGTGCTCGCCACGCTCCTCACCAGCGACCGGCGCGCGCTCTCCGCCGCGGACCTCGTGGCACGAGTGCGGGTGAGCCCGGCGTCGGTGTCGAAGGCGATCGCGTACCTGGAGCAGCTCGAACTCGTCCGCCGCGTCAGCGAGCCCGGCAGCCGCGAGCGCTACCGGGTCGACGACGCCGCCTGGTATCGCTCGTGCCGGCGCGAAGCCGACATCTGCACCGCGTGGGCCACCTCGGCGCGCGAGGGCGCCGGCCTGCTGGCCGGCTCCCCCGCCGCCGCGCGGCTGGCCGCGATGGGCGACTACTTCGACCACGTCGGGCGCGACCTCGCCGACTCGGCCGAGCGGTGGCGGCACGTGTTCGCCGATGGGTGA
- a CDS encoding PadR family transcriptional regulator, producing the protein MAGPRMTLPTQLVLHALLREPTQELYGLEICAAAGLPSGTIHPILARLEKAGWLRSRWEEADPAEAGRPRRRYYRLDPDGLGAAREALQRAETSARALTRLRPGLTGDAR; encoded by the coding sequence ATGGCCGGTCCGCGGATGACCCTCCCGACCCAGCTGGTGCTGCACGCGCTGCTGCGGGAGCCCACCCAGGAGCTCTACGGGCTCGAGATCTGTGCCGCCGCAGGGCTGCCCAGCGGCACCATCCACCCGATCCTCGCGCGCCTCGAGAAGGCGGGCTGGCTGCGGTCGCGGTGGGAGGAAGCGGATCCGGCGGAGGCGGGCCGGCCGCGCCGCCGCTACTACCGCCTCGACCCCGACGGTCTCGGGGCCGCACGGGAAGCGTTGCAGCGCGCGGAAACCTCGGCTCGCGCGTTGACGCGGCTGCGCCCCGGCCTGACGGGAGACGCCCGGTGA
- a CDS encoding MerR family transcriptional regulator: MDSYSPAEVTARTGFSIDTLRYYERIGLLRDVHRTAGGRRRFTEDDLRFLHLLRCLRDTEMPIAQMLRYVELLREGDDTQAERLAVLQDHETRVAEQIDRLRGHQEHIRMKIALYGAAVDQTPLDQTEDLAKV; encoded by the coding sequence GTGGATTCCTACTCACCCGCCGAAGTGACCGCCCGGACCGGCTTCAGCATCGACACGCTCCGCTACTACGAACGCATCGGCCTGCTGCGCGACGTCCACCGCACCGCGGGCGGGCGCCGTCGCTTCACCGAGGACGACCTGCGGTTCCTTCACCTGCTGCGCTGTCTGCGCGACACCGAGATGCCGATCGCCCAGATGCTGCGCTACGTCGAACTGCTGCGCGAGGGCGACGACACCCAGGCCGAACGCCTCGCCGTGCTGCAGGACCACGAGACGCGCGTGGCCGAGCAGATCGACCGGCTGCGCGGGCACCAGGAGCACATCCGGATGAAGATCGCCTTGTACGGCGCCGCAGTCGACCAGACGCCGCTGGACCAAACCGAAGACCTGGCCAAGGTCTGA
- a CDS encoding MarR family winged helix-turn-helix transcriptional regulator, with translation MDQDSVGAGLAAWLRVMPAGVDADVEAARQRIGRLSRQFEQVLARAAAAHDLTPGDWQALSALHRSGEPPVLTPKELGDLLGVTSGTVSVRIDRLARAGLVERVAAADGRSRPIRLTRKGRARWAAATKQRTDDELGLFTGTLEPDRLTALNALLADLLARFESEFGPASTVDRIGGDG, from the coding sequence GTGGACCAGGACTCGGTCGGCGCCGGCCTCGCGGCGTGGCTGCGCGTGATGCCCGCCGGGGTCGACGCGGACGTCGAGGCCGCGCGCCAGCGGATCGGACGGCTGTCGCGGCAGTTCGAGCAGGTGCTGGCACGCGCGGCCGCCGCCCATGACCTCACTCCCGGCGACTGGCAGGCCCTCTCGGCGTTGCACCGCTCCGGCGAGCCGCCCGTGCTCACGCCCAAGGAACTCGGTGACCTGCTGGGAGTCACGTCGGGCACCGTCAGCGTCCGCATCGACCGGCTCGCCCGCGCGGGGCTGGTCGAACGCGTCGCGGCCGCTGACGGCCGCAGCCGCCCCATCCGCCTCACCCGCAAGGGCCGTGCCCGCTGGGCCGCCGCCACGAAGCAGCGCACCGACGACGAACTCGGCCTCTTCACCGGCACTCTCGAACCCGACCGCCTGACCGCCCTCAACGCGCTGCTGGCCGATCTCCTGGCGCGCTTCGAATCGGAGTTCGGTCCGGCGTCCACAGTGGACCGGATCGGCGGCGACGGCTGA
- a CDS encoding oxidoreductase: MSRVWFITGTSAGFGRVLAEAVLARGERVVATARDVESVKDFADRALVARLDVTDPASIREAVDAALAEYGQIDVLVNNAGHGLIGALEELTDEQTRKVMETNVFGVLAVTRAVLPHLRARRSGHIVQLSSVGGVVGNPGHAIYATSKFALEGLSEALAGEVGPLGIRVSIVEPGPFRTEFAGRSMTFADPIADYADTPAGRLRSQFSGQDGHQPNDPARAAAAILTLVDTPDAPLRLPLGPEAVTRIRAKLEQQLADLAEWEAVALDTRYPDA; this comes from the coding sequence ATGAGCCGGGTCTGGTTCATCACGGGCACGAGCGCCGGTTTCGGGCGGGTGCTCGCCGAGGCGGTGCTCGCGCGGGGCGAGCGAGTCGTGGCCACCGCGCGCGACGTCGAGTCGGTGAAGGACTTCGCCGACCGGGCGCTCGTCGCGCGCCTCGACGTGACCGACCCGGCGTCGATCCGGGAGGCCGTCGACGCCGCGCTCGCCGAGTACGGGCAGATCGACGTCCTCGTGAACAACGCGGGCCACGGCCTCATCGGCGCGCTCGAGGAGCTCACCGACGAGCAGACGCGCAAGGTCATGGAGACCAACGTGTTCGGCGTGCTCGCCGTGACCCGCGCCGTGTTGCCGCACCTGCGCGCGCGGCGCAGCGGGCACATCGTGCAGCTCTCGTCGGTGGGCGGCGTCGTCGGCAACCCGGGCCACGCGATCTACGCGACGTCGAAGTTCGCGCTGGAAGGCCTGTCCGAGGCGCTCGCCGGCGAGGTGGGGCCGCTCGGGATCCGCGTGAGCATCGTCGAGCCGGGCCCCTTCCGCACCGAGTTCGCCGGCCGCTCCATGACCTTCGCCGACCCGATCGCCGACTACGCCGACACCCCCGCCGGCCGGCTGCGCTCGCAGTTCTCCGGGCAGGACGGGCACCAGCCCAACGACCCGGCCCGCGCGGCCGCGGCCATCCTCACGCTCGTCGACACACCCGACGCGCCGCTGCGGCTGCCGCTGGGGCCGGAAGCGGTGACGCGGATCCGGGCGAAGCTGGAGCAGCAGCTGGCGGACCTCGCGGAGTGGGAGGCCGTCGCGCTGGACACGCGGTATCCGGACGCCTGA
- a CDS encoding class I SAM-dependent methyltransferase, translated as MDTTAFTAVENSLYLTLDGRALDACAPRPVLGDPTASGIVAALGHDPAAGPLVKSQVFDIAVRSRLLDDVVRSFVGRHPDAVVLELGCGLDGRIERVQPPSTVDWYDLDLPAVVSVRERLLPAHPHVHPVAADLTDPAWLERIPAGRPAVAVADGLVAFLPQDAFVALLAGIAGRFPTGEIAFNSYTRFHVWAIKHYRGTGSIAGVVANPGFDDPGDPQRWVPKLVLADEQFASRAPEVALQPLALRWFTRLAARSTAVSRRGTCVLRYRF; from the coding sequence ATGGACACGACGGCGTTCACCGCGGTGGAGAACAGCCTGTACCTCACACTCGACGGCCGCGCGCTCGACGCTTGCGCACCCCGTCCGGTGCTCGGCGACCCGACGGCCTCGGGCATCGTGGCGGCACTCGGGCACGACCCCGCCGCGGGGCCGCTGGTGAAGAGCCAGGTGTTCGACATCGCCGTGCGCTCGCGGTTGCTCGACGACGTGGTGCGCTCCTTCGTCGGCCGCCACCCCGACGCCGTGGTGCTGGAGCTCGGCTGTGGGCTCGACGGCCGGATCGAACGCGTGCAGCCACCCTCCACAGTGGACTGGTATGACCTCGACCTGCCCGCGGTCGTCTCGGTGCGCGAACGGCTCCTGCCGGCGCACCCCCACGTCCACCCGGTGGCCGCCGACCTCACCGACCCGGCGTGGCTCGAGCGGATCCCGGCCGGCCGGCCCGCCGTCGCGGTCGCCGACGGGCTCGTCGCCTTCCTGCCACAGGACGCGTTCGTCGCCCTGCTCGCCGGGATCGCCGGCCGCTTCCCGACTGGTGAGATCGCGTTCAACAGCTACACGCGCTTCCACGTCTGGGCCATCAAGCACTACCGCGGTACCGGTTCCATCGCCGGTGTCGTGGCCAATCCCGGCTTCGACGACCCGGGCGACCCGCAGCGCTGGGTGCCGAAGCTGGTGCTGGCCGACGAGCAGTTCGCGTCTCGCGCGCCCGAAGTCGCGTTGCAGCCGCTCGCGCTGCGCTGGTTCACCCGGCTGGCGGCCCGCAGCACGGCGGTGTCGCGGCGGGGGACGTGTGTCTTGCGCTACCGGTTCTGA
- a CDS encoding acetamidase/formamidase family protein: protein MEIVEFTPEREQYAWTFGGVAPIRTVQPGTVLKLWTEDAFSGRLQSASDKPSEKLDMREVNPQTGPFFVDGAEPGDTLALHFVDLEPARDWAASATIPFFGGLTATDRTAMLHEPLPELTWIYQLDREKQVVVFEALRGDFRVDLPVEPMLGTVGVAPAGREVRTSLVPDMFGGNMDTPEMKAGATCYLGVNVPGALFSVGDGHYRQGEGEACGTAVEGAMNVTLIVELIKGGAPVWPRIEQDENYVVVASSRPLEDAWRSSQHGMIGWLGELYGLDPLDAYQLLTQISQAPLANVVDANYSAVTKIAKRLLPTGEAYGGMHRYLREQAAKL, encoded by the coding sequence GTGGAGATCGTCGAGTTCACCCCCGAACGCGAGCAGTACGCGTGGACCTTCGGCGGGGTCGCCCCGATCCGGACGGTGCAGCCCGGCACGGTGTTGAAACTCTGGACCGAGGACGCGTTCAGCGGCCGGTTGCAGAGCGCGTCGGACAAGCCGAGCGAGAAGCTGGACATGCGGGAGGTCAACCCGCAGACGGGACCGTTCTTTGTGGACGGCGCGGAACCCGGTGACACACTGGCGCTGCACTTCGTGGATCTGGAACCGGCGCGTGACTGGGCCGCGTCGGCGACCATCCCGTTCTTCGGCGGGCTCACCGCGACCGACCGCACGGCGATGCTGCACGAGCCGCTGCCCGAGCTGACCTGGATCTACCAGCTCGACCGCGAGAAGCAGGTCGTGGTGTTCGAGGCGCTGCGCGGTGACTTCCGCGTGGACCTGCCGGTTGAGCCGATGCTCGGCACGGTGGGTGTCGCGCCGGCCGGGCGGGAGGTCCGCACGTCGCTGGTGCCGGACATGTTCGGCGGCAACATGGACACGCCGGAGATGAAGGCGGGTGCCACCTGCTACCTGGGCGTGAACGTGCCGGGTGCGCTGTTCTCGGTCGGCGACGGGCACTACCGCCAGGGTGAGGGCGAGGCCTGTGGCACGGCCGTGGAAGGCGCCATGAACGTGACGCTGATCGTGGAGCTGATCAAGGGCGGCGCGCCGGTGTGGCCGCGCATCGAGCAGGACGAGAACTACGTGGTCGTCGCTTCCTCGCGTCCTCTGGAAGACGCGTGGCGGTCGAGCCAGCACGGCATGATCGGCTGGCTCGGCGAGCTCTACGGGCTCGACCCGCTCGACGCCTACCAGCTGCTCACGCAGATCAGCCAGGCCCCGCTGGCCAACGTCGTCGACGCGAACTACAGCGCCGTCACCAAGATCGCCAAGCGCCTGCTGCCCACGGGCGAGGCCTACGGCGGAATGCACCGGTACCTGCGCGAGCAGGCCGCGAAGCTCTAG
- a CDS encoding chitinase, which yields MRRSRLSLFLAAFAVALGGLVAVPGSAGAANLLVNPGFDAGSTAGWECAGGAAAVASPVRSGAGALAVTASAADTGQCSQTVSVRPNTTYAVEAWVRGNPVYLGVTGGPSTWAGSADYTRLALSFTTGASQTSAQLYLHGWYGGGTYYADDVSLDGPGGGTPGAPTAPTAPKLGAVTSTSIGLSWTAPAGTVTGYRVYEDGTLRTTVTGTSATLTGLSPCTTHSYTVAAYNAAGESSRSATVSESTGGCTNAGLPKHALIGYLHASFANGSGYVRMADVPDAWDIIDLAFGEPTTPTSGDIRFNRCPAAECAGVESDADFIAAIRAKQAQGKKVLISIGGEKGQVQLTTTAARDAFVSSVSAIIDKYGLDGLDVDFEGHSLSLNAGDTDFRNPTTPVVVNLISALKTLKARYGSGFVLTMAPETFFVQVGYQFYGGSSAGDQRTGAYLPVINALRDSLTVLHVQDYNSGPVMGLDNQYHTMGGADFHIAMTDMLKAGFTVAGGAFFLGLRDDQIALGVPATGNAGNGYTAPADVQTALTCLTKGTGCGGYTLRGGTVPGLRGLMTWSINWDHFSGWAFQNAHAPFLDTLP from the coding sequence ATGAGGCGTTCCCGACTGTCCCTGTTCCTGGCTGCGTTCGCCGTGGCCCTGGGTGGGCTCGTGGCCGTGCCCGGTAGTGCCGGGGCGGCGAACCTGCTGGTCAACCCCGGGTTCGACGCCGGGTCGACGGCCGGGTGGGAGTGTGCGGGCGGGGCGGCCGCCGTGGCCTCGCCGGTGCGTTCGGGGGCGGGAGCGCTGGCCGTGACGGCGTCCGCGGCCGACACCGGGCAGTGCAGCCAGACGGTGTCCGTGCGGCCGAACACGACGTACGCCGTGGAGGCGTGGGTGCGGGGCAATCCGGTGTATCTGGGGGTCACCGGAGGGCCGTCGACCTGGGCGGGCTCGGCTGACTACACGCGCCTGGCGCTGTCGTTCACCACGGGTGCGAGCCAGACGTCCGCGCAGCTGTACTTGCACGGCTGGTACGGCGGCGGCACCTACTACGCCGACGACGTGAGTCTCGACGGCCCGGGCGGCGGGACGCCCGGCGCACCGACCGCGCCGACGGCGCCGAAGCTCGGCGCGGTCACCAGCACGTCGATCGGTCTGTCGTGGACCGCGCCGGCGGGCACCGTGACCGGCTACCGCGTGTACGAGGACGGCACGCTGCGCACCACGGTCACCGGTACCTCGGCGACGTTGACCGGCCTTTCGCCGTGCACCACGCACAGCTACACCGTCGCCGCGTACAACGCGGCGGGGGAGTCGTCGCGCAGCGCCACCGTCTCCGAATCCACCGGCGGCTGCACCAACGCCGGCCTGCCGAAGCACGCCCTCATCGGCTACCTGCACGCCAGCTTCGCCAACGGCTCCGGCTACGTCCGCATGGCCGACGTGCCCGACGCGTGGGACATCATCGACCTCGCGTTCGGCGAGCCGACCACGCCGACGTCCGGCGACATCCGCTTCAACCGCTGCCCGGCGGCCGAATGCGCCGGCGTGGAGAGCGACGCCGACTTCATCGCGGCGATCCGCGCGAAGCAGGCGCAGGGCAAGAAGGTGCTCATCTCCATCGGCGGCGAGAAGGGCCAGGTGCAGCTCACCACCACGGCCGCGCGAGACGCGTTCGTCAGCTCCGTTTCCGCGATCATCGACAAGTACGGCCTCGACGGGCTCGATGTCGACTTCGAGGGCCACTCGCTGTCGCTCAACGCGGGCGACACCGACTTCCGCAACCCGACCACCCCCGTCGTGGTCAACCTGATCTCCGCGCTCAAGACGCTGAAAGCCCGCTACGGCAGCGGGTTCGTGCTCACGATGGCGCCCGAGACGTTCTTCGTGCAGGTCGGCTACCAGTTCTACGGCGGCTCGTCGGCCGGCGACCAGCGCACCGGCGCATACCTGCCGGTGATCAACGCCCTGCGCGACTCGCTGACCGTGCTGCACGTCCAGGACTACAACTCCGGCCCGGTCATGGGCCTGGACAACCAGTACCACACCATGGGCGGCGCCGATTTCCACATCGCGATGACCGACATGCTCAAGGCCGGCTTCACCGTCGCCGGCGGCGCGTTCTTCCTGGGGCTGCGAGACGACCAGATCGCCCTGGGCGTGCCGGCGACCGGCAACGCGGGCAACGGCTACACCGCCCCCGCCGACGTGCAGACCGCCCTGACCTGCCTCACGAAGGGCACCGGCTGCGGCGGCTACACCCTGCGCGGCGGGACCGTGCCGGGGCTGCGGGGGCTCATGACGTGGTCGATCAACTGGGACCACTTCTCGGGCTGGGCGTTCCAGAACGCGCACGCGCCGTTCCTGGACACGCTCCCCTGA
- a CDS encoding SDR family NAD(P)-dependent oxidoreductase has protein sequence MDLRLAGRKALVTGGTKGIGRAVVAALTGEGAAVAFCARTESEVRATEKEFRDAGATVSGDAVDVADGEALTSWVERAAADLGGLDIVVANVSALSIGPTEENWRASFEVDLMHTVRVVETALPYLERSEAASIIAISSVSGREIDFAAPAYGTMKAAVVHYIQGLALQLAPKGIRANTVSPGNTYFEGGIWHSTESGNPELFNTALGLNPMGRMGTPEEIAYAVTMLASSQASFITGTNLVVDGALSRGVQL, from the coding sequence ATGGATCTGCGGCTGGCCGGGCGCAAGGCCCTGGTGACCGGCGGTACCAAGGGGATCGGGCGCGCGGTCGTCGCCGCGCTCACGGGCGAGGGCGCCGCGGTGGCGTTCTGCGCGCGCACCGAATCCGAGGTGCGCGCCACGGAGAAGGAGTTCCGCGACGCCGGCGCGACCGTGTCCGGCGACGCCGTGGACGTCGCCGACGGCGAAGCGCTGACCTCGTGGGTCGAGCGCGCCGCGGCCGACCTGGGCGGCCTCGACATCGTGGTGGCGAACGTCAGCGCCCTGTCCATCGGCCCGACCGAGGAGAACTGGCGCGCGAGCTTCGAGGTCGACCTCATGCACACGGTGCGCGTCGTCGAGACCGCACTGCCGTACCTGGAACGCAGCGAGGCCGCCTCGATCATCGCGATCTCGAGCGTTTCCGGCCGCGAGATCGACTTCGCCGCTCCTGCGTACGGGACGATGAAGGCCGCGGTGGTGCACTACATCCAGGGCCTGGCCCTGCAGCTGGCGCCGAAGGGCATCCGTGCCAACACCGTGTCGCCCGGCAACACGTATTTCGAGGGCGGCATCTGGCACAGCACCGAGAGCGGCAACCCGGAGCTGTTCAACACCGCGCTCGGCCTCAACCCGATGGGCCGCATGGGCACGCCGGAGGAGATCGCGTACGCGGTGACCATGCTGGCGAGCTCGCAGGCGTCGTTCATCACCGGGACGAACCTGGTCGTCGACGGTGCGCTGTCGCGGGGTGTGCAGCTGTAG
- a CDS encoding alpha/beta hydrolase fold domain-containing protein produces MTQVLPALPQTAPPDPEPAAGRVLYRDAVVAPLLGYRPLLLDLAVPAGPPPPTGWPVVVFVHGGAFAVGSPKHAPLGRYLAQRLPAAGFAVALVHFRHSREAVYPAQLHDVKAAVRWLRHHHTTLALDPDRFAAWGHAAGGHLAVMLAVTGGRPELEGDIGLLGPDSVVQAAVAWSPPSDFTRLPPPPPSSPFHATGEDPHAWLLGGAPAQHPALAAAASPLTHVSESAAPLLVVHGTADDVVPVTQSETLIATYWQAGADAEFAWLEDAGHVYGLGTREAMTTAGIDFVRKQLGAPNPRARSAGQHSAEQN; encoded by the coding sequence GTGACCCAGGTGCTCCCCGCTCTCCCGCAGACCGCCCCGCCGGACCCCGAGCCCGCCGCCGGCCGGGTGCTCTACCGCGACGCCGTGGTCGCTCCCCTGCTCGGCTACCGGCCGCTGCTGCTCGACCTCGCCGTGCCGGCCGGTCCGCCGCCGCCCACCGGGTGGCCGGTGGTGGTGTTCGTGCACGGCGGTGCGTTCGCCGTGGGTTCGCCCAAGCACGCGCCGCTCGGCCGGTATCTCGCCCAACGGTTGCCCGCGGCCGGGTTCGCGGTGGCTTTGGTCCACTTCAGACACAGCCGCGAAGCGGTGTACCCGGCACAGCTGCACGACGTGAAGGCCGCGGTGCGCTGGCTGCGCCACCACCACACGACGCTCGCGCTGGACCCGGACCGGTTCGCCGCTTGGGGCCACGCCGCGGGCGGGCACCTGGCGGTGATGCTCGCCGTGACCGGCGGCCGGCCCGAGCTGGAAGGCGACATCGGCCTGCTCGGCCCGGACAGCGTGGTGCAGGCGGCCGTGGCGTGGAGCCCGCCTTCGGACTTCACGCGGCTGCCGCCGCCTCCGCCGAGCTCACCGTTCCACGCCACCGGCGAAGACCCGCACGCGTGGCTGCTCGGTGGCGCGCCCGCGCAGCACCCGGCGCTCGCCGCCGCGGCCAGCCCGCTCACGCACGTGAGCGAGTCCGCCGCGCCGCTGCTGGTCGTGCACGGCACCGCCGATGACGTCGTGCCCGTCACCCAGAGCGAAACCCTCATCGCCACCTACTGGCAGGCGGGCGCCGACGCCGAGTTCGCGTGGCTCGAGGACGCCGGCCACGTCTACGGACTCGGCACTCGCGAAGCCATGACCACCGCGGGCATCGACTTCGTTCGCAAACAGCTCGGCGCTCCGAACCCGAGGGCCCGAAGCGCCGGACAACACAGCGCCGAACAGAACTGA
- a CDS encoding short-chain dehydrogenase/reductase: MDLKLRGRRALVTGASKGIGAAVAEALAAEGSHLHLAARSGEALEALARKLREAHGVEVTVHVVDLRETADLERLAEATADADILVNNAGDIPAGTLDQVGPDRWRHAWDLKVFGYVDLTRLVYARLREQGRGVIVNVIGAGGERPKPEYIAGGAGNAALMAFTRALGAEGPGDGVRVVGVNPGPVATERITTMRAANDDVDASFAALPSRRVAEPDEVADLVAFLASARADYISGTIVTIDGGLSAAS, from the coding sequence ATGGACCTGAAACTGCGCGGCAGGCGTGCCCTGGTGACCGGCGCGTCGAAGGGCATCGGCGCGGCCGTGGCCGAGGCGCTCGCCGCCGAGGGCAGCCACCTGCACCTGGCCGCGCGCAGCGGTGAGGCGCTCGAAGCCCTCGCCCGGAAGCTGCGGGAGGCGCACGGGGTCGAGGTGACCGTGCACGTCGTCGACCTGCGGGAAACCGCCGATCTCGAACGGCTCGCCGAGGCCACGGCCGACGCCGACATCCTGGTGAACAACGCCGGCGACATCCCCGCCGGCACGCTCGACCAGGTCGGCCCCGATCGGTGGCGGCACGCGTGGGACCTGAAGGTCTTCGGCTACGTCGACCTGACCCGGCTCGTCTACGCGCGCCTTCGTGAGCAGGGCCGCGGCGTGATCGTCAACGTGATCGGTGCCGGCGGCGAGCGGCCGAAGCCGGAGTACATCGCCGGCGGCGCGGGCAACGCGGCGCTGATGGCCTTCACCCGGGCGCTCGGCGCCGAGGGCCCGGGCGACGGCGTGCGCGTGGTCGGCGTGAACCCGGGTCCGGTCGCGACCGAGCGGATCACCACCATGCGCGCGGCCAACGACGACGTCGACGCGAGCTTCGCCGCACTGCCCTCACGCCGCGTCGCCGAGCCGGACGAGGTCGCCGACCTGGTGGCCTTCCTGGCCTCGGCGCGCGCCGACTACATCAGCGGCACCATCGTGACCATCGACGGCGGGCTGTCCGCCGCGTCCTGA